The Nitrospira sp. CR1.1 genome has a segment encoding these proteins:
- the bluB gene encoding 5,6-dimethylbenzimidazole synthase has translation LRYKKPRADLYRTLKLEGIEESSVNLCVTCSRQRGGPHVLGRSTVRDTDLYSTCCAIQNLWLAARVEGIGVGWVSILSHTALKQVLDIPRSVKVLAYLCLGYVSEFATKPDLETAGWRARLPVQELVHYETWGNRVRGKE, from the coding sequence TTGCGCTACAAGAAGCCACGCGCGGACCTGTATCGAACTCTCAAGCTCGAGGGTATCGAGGAATCATCGGTGAATCTCTGTGTGACGTGCAGTCGGCAACGAGGCGGTCCTCACGTCCTCGGCCGTTCGACGGTGCGGGATACGGATCTGTATAGTACCTGTTGCGCCATTCAGAACCTGTGGTTGGCGGCGCGGGTCGAAGGGATCGGGGTCGGCTGGGTGAGCATCTTGAGTCATACCGCATTAAAGCAGGTGCTCGACATTCCGAGGTCGGTTAAGGTGCTGGCCTACCTCTGTCTCGGCTACGTATCAGAGTTTGCGACAAAGCCAGATCTTGAAACTGCGGGCTGGCGCGCCAGACTTCCCGTGCAGGAACTGGTGCACTATGAGACATGGGGAAATAGAGTGCGAGGGAAGGAGTGA
- a CDS encoding cob(I)yrinic acid a,c-diamide adenosyltransferase, with the protein MRITKVYTRTGDAGRTRLAGGQQVWKDCLRVEAYGAVDELNASVGLVRAMNAEGGSASPASAQLEADLRWIQNKLFDVGSLLATAPGQTFPNMPKVTGSDVTRLEQMIDRCQEDLAPLKEFILPGGGKVSATLHQARTICRRAERDCIRLSREEDVSAELNKYLNRLSDALFVMARWVAKTQGEPEFLWQRESDASSK; encoded by the coding sequence ATGCGAATCACCAAGGTCTATACGAGAACCGGCGACGCGGGCCGCACAAGACTCGCAGGGGGGCAGCAGGTATGGAAGGACTGCCTGCGGGTTGAAGCCTATGGCGCCGTCGATGAACTGAATGCGTCCGTAGGATTAGTACGGGCGATGAATGCCGAGGGTGGGAGCGCGTCCCCCGCTTCCGCGCAACTCGAGGCGGACCTGCGCTGGATTCAGAATAAGTTGTTTGATGTCGGGAGTTTGCTCGCCACCGCGCCAGGCCAGACGTTTCCGAACATGCCGAAGGTCACGGGCAGCGATGTGACCCGGCTCGAGCAGATGATCGATCGCTGTCAGGAGGACCTGGCCCCGCTCAAGGAATTTATTCTGCCGGGCGGGGGAAAAGTTTCGGCCACGCTGCATCAAGCGCGTACGATCTGTCGCCGGGCCGAGCGCGACTGCATCCGGCTCAGCCGGGAAGAAGACGTGTCGGCCGAGCTCAACAAGTATCTGAACCGCTTAAGTGATGCGCTGTTTGTCATGGCGCGCTGGGTAGCCAAAACGCAGGGTGAGCCGGAGTTTTTGTGGCAGCGTGAATCCGATGCCTCCTCCAAGTAA